The following are encoded together in the Juglans microcarpa x Juglans regia isolate MS1-56 chromosome 2D, Jm3101_v1.0, whole genome shotgun sequence genome:
- the LOC121248474 gene encoding aspartate aminotransferase, mitochondrial-like: MVFRAVMSGRVPRWSSDSGARSMSSWWGSVKPAPKDPILGVTEAFLADSNPNKVNVGVGAYRDDNGKPVVLECVREAERRIAGNLNMEYLPMGGSVKMVEETLKLAYGEKSEFIRDKRIAAVQSLSGTGACRLFADFQKRFHPDSQIHISVPTWANHHNIWRDAQVSQRTFHYYHPESRGLDFAALMDDIKNAPNGSFFLLHACAHNPTGVDPSEEQWREISHQFKAKGHFPFFDMAYQGFASGDPERDAKSIRIFLEDGHLIGIAQSYAKNMGLYGQRVGCLSVLCEDEKQAVAVKSQLQLLARPMYSNPPVHGALIVSTILSDPALKKLWLKEVKVMADRIIGMRTALRENLEKMGSPLSWEHITKQIGMFCYSGLAPEQVDRLTSEFHIYLTRNGRISMAGVTTGNVGYLANAIHEVTKSA; encoded by the exons ATGGTGTTTCGGGCGGTGATGTCAGGTCGGGTCCCGAGGTGGAGCTCAGATTCTGGAGCGAGATCGATGTCGTCTTGGTGGGGGAGCGTGAAGCCGGCACCGAAGGATCCTATACTCGGTGTTACGGAGGCTTTCCTTGCCGATTCCAATCCGAATAAAGTCAATGTCGGAGTT gGTGCTTACCGTGATGATAATGGAAAACCGGTTGTTTTGGAATGTGTTCGAGAAGCAGAGCGGAGGATTGCAGGAAACTTAAACAT GGAGTATCTTCCTATGGGAGGGAGTGTGAAGATGGTTGAAGAAACACTGAAACTGGCCTATGGGGAGAAATCTGAGTTCATCAGAGACAAGAGGATAGCAGCAGTACAGTCTCTCTCTGGGACTGGTGCATGCAGACTTTTTGCGGACTTTCAAAAGCGTTTTCATCCTGATTCACAAATTCACATATCAGTCCCAACCTGGGCGAA CCACCATAACATCTGGAGAGATGCCCAGGTATCTCAGAGGACCTTCCATTACTATCACCCAGAGTCGCGGGGTTTAGATTTCGCAGCACTGATGGACGATATAAAG AATGCTCCAAATGGTtcattcttccttcttcatGCTTGTGCTCACAATCCTACAGGAGTAGATCCTTCAGAGGAGCAATGGAGAGAGATCTCACACCAGTTCAAG GCAAAAGGTCATTTTCCCTTCTTTGACATGGCTTACCAAGGTTTTGCTAGCGGTGATCCAGAGAGAGATGCAAAGTCCATCAGGATTTTTCTTGAGGATGGACATCTAATTGGAATTGCTCAATCATATGCAAAAAATATGGGACTCTATGGCCAGCGAGTAGGATGCCTAAG TGTGCTTTGTGAAGATGAAAAACAAGCCGTGGCTGTGAAAAGTCAGTTGCAGCTGCTGGCCAGACCCATGTATAGTAACCCGCCCGTTCATGGTGCACTCATAGTTTCAACCATTCTTAGTGATCCAGCGTTGAAGAAGTTATGGCTCAAAGAAGTTAAG GTTATGGCAGATCGCATCATTGGAATGCGAACAGCTCTACGAGAAAATCTTGAAAAGATGGGGTCACCCTTATCATGGGAGCACATAACTAAACAG ATTGGTATGTTCTGCTACAGTGGTTTGGCGCCTGAACAAGTTGATCGTTTGACGAGCGAATTTCACATCTACCTGACTCGAAATGGTCGTATCAG TATGGCTGGAGTTACTACAGGCAACGTTGGATATTTGGCTAATGCCATCCATGAGGTCACAAAATCTGCATAG